A DNA window from Candidatus Sulfidibacterium hydrothermale contains the following coding sequences:
- a CDS encoding peptidylprolyl isomerase, translating to MKIQNNKIFQQITRTTLVTFLLIFMGYPVIFAQKEDSLNRVPKGKILDEVVAVVGNKLILKSDIENQYMNYRMQGAIQGTAEDMKCEILESLLYQRLMVAQAEVDSITVDESQVNAELERRLSGFINQFGSQEKLEKYYGKSISQIKAEIHDIVKDQMLAQQVQQKIISNITVTPSEIRQYFNSLPKDSIPMIKTEYVIRQIVREPPVNLAEKLRVKKELLQLRKRILNGESFSTLAILYSQDPGSAKNGGELGFYGRGQLYPAFEAAAYKLKPGEISGVVETKAGYHIIQMIARKGDYIDVRHILLIPKVSAQDLQKAKMKLDTIVQEIRSDSITFDEAVEKYSQGPNKNNGGYLLNPQTGGTEFEGEQLDPQVSFIVDKMKPGEISNPVPFKTEDGKDAYRLLYLEKRIPPHKANLKQDYPKIEQWALQDKQRKAIDKWINEKARQTYIRIIPEYRSCHFRHHWLPDQKRK from the coding sequence ATGAAGATACAGAACAACAAAATTTTTCAACAAATTACCCGGACGACACTGGTAACTTTTCTCTTAATTTTTATGGGATATCCGGTAATATTCGCACAAAAAGAAGACTCACTAAACAGGGTACCCAAAGGCAAGATCCTGGACGAAGTTGTGGCGGTTGTAGGGAATAAACTGATACTCAAATCCGACATTGAAAATCAATACATGAACTACCGCATGCAAGGAGCCATTCAGGGAACAGCCGAAGACATGAAGTGTGAAATTCTGGAAAGTTTGTTGTATCAGCGACTGATGGTGGCCCAGGCCGAAGTGGACAGTATCACGGTAGACGAGTCACAGGTAAATGCCGAGCTGGAAAGAAGACTCTCCGGATTTATTAATCAATTTGGCAGCCAGGAAAAACTGGAGAAATATTACGGAAAATCCATCTCTCAGATTAAAGCGGAAATTCATGATATTGTAAAAGACCAGATGCTGGCCCAACAAGTACAGCAAAAGATTATCAGCAACATCACCGTTACCCCGTCAGAAATCCGGCAATATTTTAACTCCTTGCCCAAAGACAGTATCCCGATGATCAAAACGGAATATGTCATCCGGCAAATTGTACGTGAACCACCGGTAAACCTGGCAGAAAAATTAAGGGTGAAAAAAGAATTACTGCAGTTAAGAAAACGGATTTTGAATGGCGAAAGCTTTTCCACACTGGCTATTTTATATTCACAGGATCCGGGGTCTGCCAAAAATGGCGGAGAGCTGGGTTTTTATGGCCGCGGCCAACTTTATCCTGCCTTCGAAGCAGCAGCTTACAAACTAAAACCCGGTGAAATTTCAGGCGTAGTAGAAACCAAGGCCGGTTATCACATTATTCAGATGATTGCCCGGAAAGGCGATTATATTGACGTCCGGCATATCTTACTTATCCCGAAAGTTTCGGCACAAGACCTACAAAAAGCCAAAATGAAACTGGATACCATTGTACAGGAAATCCGCTCTGACTCCATCACCTTTGACGAAGCCGTAGAAAAATATTCACAAGGTCCCAATAAAAACAACGGAGGGTATCTGCTGAATCCACAAACCGGCGGAACCGAATTCGAAGGAGAGCAGTTGGATCCGCAGGTTTCTTTTATTGTGGATAAAATGAAACCGGGAGAAATATCTAATCCGGTTCCTTTTAAAACCGAAGACGGTAAAGATGCTTACCGGTTGCTGTATCTTGAAAAACGGATTCCGCCCCACAAAGCCAACCTAAAACAAGACTATCCGAAAATAGAACAATGGGCTCTTCAGGACAAACAACGTAAAGCCATCGACAAATGGATTAACGAAAAAGCACGGCAGACCTACATCCGGATTATTCCGGAATACCGAAGCTGTCATTTCCGTCACCACTGGTTACCCGACCAAAAAAGGAAGTAG
- the guaB gene encoding IMP dehydrogenase: MENEKFLGEGLTYDDVLLVPAHSSVLPREADLTTRFSRNIEMKIPIVSAAMDTVTESKMAIAMAQEGGIGVIHKNMSIEKQANEVRKVKRAENGMIIDPVTLSANARVIDALNMMREYSIGGIPVVDKHSKLVGIVTNRDLRFEKEMDKPIQEVMTKENLITTTEFTNFEEAAQILQEFKIEKLPVVNKDYKLVGLITYKDIIKIKAHPNSCKDKNGRLRVAAAVGIAADTLQRVAALVDAGVDAIVVDTAHGHSEGVIQMAKKVKKDFPDVDLVIGNIATREAALDLLAAGADAIKVGIGPGSICTTRVVAGVGVPQLTAVYNVAKALKDTGVPVIADGGIRYTGDIVKAIAAGGDSIMAGSLFAGVDESPGEAIIFDGRKYKSYRGMGSVEAMQQGSKDRYFQDTEDDIKKLVPEGIVGRVPYKGTLSEVILQMTGGLRAGMGYTGSRNISELQNAKFIKITAAGVAESHPHDITITREAPNYSRKG, from the coding sequence ATGGAAAATGAAAAATTTTTAGGAGAAGGACTTACCTACGATGATGTTCTTCTTGTTCCTGCTCATTCGTCGGTTTTACCGCGCGAAGCCGACCTGACCACCCGTTTTTCGCGGAATATTGAAATGAAAATCCCTATCGTATCAGCTGCCATGGATACGGTTACCGAATCAAAAATGGCCATTGCCATGGCTCAGGAAGGTGGCATCGGGGTAATTCATAAAAACATGAGTATCGAGAAACAAGCCAATGAAGTCCGGAAAGTAAAACGGGCTGAAAACGGCATGATTATCGATCCGGTAACCCTGAGTGCCAATGCCCGGGTAATTGACGCATTGAACATGATGCGCGAATACAGCATCGGCGGCATTCCGGTAGTGGACAAACACAGCAAGCTGGTCGGAATTGTAACCAACCGTGACCTCCGTTTCGAAAAAGAAATGGACAAACCCATTCAGGAGGTCATGACCAAAGAAAACCTGATCACCACCACCGAATTCACCAACTTTGAAGAAGCCGCTCAAATTCTTCAGGAGTTTAAAATTGAAAAGCTGCCGGTAGTCAACAAAGATTACAAACTGGTAGGACTCATTACATACAAAGACATCATTAAAATCAAAGCCCATCCGAACAGTTGCAAAGATAAAAACGGGCGACTGCGTGTAGCGGCAGCTGTGGGTATTGCAGCCGATACGTTGCAGCGGGTAGCAGCGCTGGTGGATGCCGGGGTAGACGCCATTGTCGTTGATACGGCTCACGGCCATTCTGAAGGAGTCATTCAAATGGCGAAAAAAGTAAAAAAAGATTTTCCGGATGTTGATTTGGTTATTGGAAACATCGCCACCCGCGAAGCAGCACTTGACCTGCTGGCTGCCGGTGCCGACGCCATCAAAGTAGGAATTGGTCCGGGTTCCATCTGTACCACACGTGTAGTTGCGGGCGTAGGCGTTCCTCAACTGACGGCGGTTTACAATGTGGCCAAAGCGTTAAAAGATACCGGCGTACCGGTAATTGCCGACGGCGGCATCCGTTATACCGGCGATATTGTAAAAGCCATCGCTGCCGGCGGTGACAGCATCATGGCCGGTTCGCTTTTTGCCGGTGTGGACGAATCGCCGGGCGAAGCCATCATTTTTGACGGCCGGAAATACAAATCATACCGGGGAATGGGCTCTGTGGAAGCCATGCAACAAGGCTCTAAAGACCGCTATTTCCAGGATACCGAAGACGACATCAAAAAACTGGTTCCCGAAGGTATTGTAGGCCGCGTTCCTTACAAAGGCACACTTTCTGAAGTCATCCTGCAAATGACAGGCGGCCTGCGCGCCGGAATGGGATATACCGGTTCGCGCAACATCAGCGAATTACAAAATGCAAAGTTCATTAAAATTACGGCTGCCGGCGTAGCCGAAAGCCATCCGCATGATATCACCATCACCCGCGAGGCCCCGAATTACAGCAGAAAAGGTTAA
- a CDS encoding peptidylprolyl isomerase, with product MKRVWIFSMLILFSIPLLAQKSLLRKELINIDGQKVTAGDFLKMYEKNGTEGNDTTSLSNYLQLYINFRLKVLEAEKRGMDTLPGFKKELNSYRKQLARPYFTDKQVTDSLVKQAYQRLQYDIRASHILVRVSPNASPADTLKAWKKINHIRSEIIHGMDFEQAAVKYSEDPSARDIKAIPGKQRGRRGNHGDLGYFTVFNMVYPFEEAAYNTPVDSVSKPIRTRFGYHLIKVTDKRPAMGVAEVEHIFVALKPGYTKADSLAKAEKIQKIYQKIKAGMPFEEAARKYSEDRGSAGNGGKLPRFSSSRIVPQFVEQIDSLKPGQISKPFQTIYGFHIIKLLDRKRPGSFKQEEPRLKEQVARDQRARKSKEAVLAKIKKEHHLRVYQDAKAAIFQAIDTTVLSGHFKTENLKGNWNHALMEIGEKEPTVYVQEDFARFVEKNQHKGHYTNKAIMLDHLFKQFVDQNCLDYENQHLEDFYPDFKALMQEYHDGILLFNLMDQMVWTKAMKDTTGLKKYYTQHREKYKHGTEAAAYLFSFQKNELSRMDSIFKQYPDPEDLIHNLKKLKIKRQTLKIDSGTFQHGDNRILDTIPWKPGYSKPIFSDVDNRVFVVYIKEIISPGLMSFDQAKGLVASDYQDLLEKNWVTQLRAKYPVKVNEKVLNKLIKYEKEKKK from the coding sequence ATGAAGCGAGTTTGGATTTTTTCGATGCTGATACTTTTTTCAATTCCTCTGCTGGCGCAGAAAAGTCTGTTACGAAAAGAGTTAATCAACATTGACGGGCAAAAAGTTACTGCCGGAGATTTTCTGAAAATGTACGAAAAAAACGGCACGGAAGGCAACGACACCACCAGCCTGAGCAACTACCTTCAACTTTATATCAATTTCCGGTTAAAAGTACTGGAAGCAGAAAAGCGCGGAATGGACACCCTGCCGGGATTTAAAAAAGAGCTGAACAGTTACCGGAAACAACTGGCCCGCCCCTATTTTACGGACAAACAGGTAACCGATTCGCTGGTAAAACAGGCTTATCAACGATTGCAATACGACATCCGGGCCAGCCATATCCTGGTGCGGGTTTCCCCCAATGCTTCTCCAGCCGACACTTTAAAAGCCTGGAAAAAAATCAACCACATCCGGTCAGAAATCATACACGGAATGGATTTTGAACAGGCTGCCGTTAAATATTCAGAAGACCCGTCGGCCAGAGACATCAAAGCCATTCCGGGGAAACAACGCGGAAGAAGAGGAAACCACGGCGACCTGGGCTATTTCACGGTTTTCAATATGGTATATCCTTTTGAAGAAGCCGCATACAACACACCGGTGGATAGTGTTTCCAAACCCATACGCACCCGTTTTGGCTACCACCTGATCAAAGTAACAGATAAAAGACCGGCGATGGGAGTAGCCGAAGTGGAACACATTTTTGTAGCTCTCAAACCGGGTTACACCAAAGCCGATTCTTTGGCCAAAGCAGAAAAAATCCAAAAGATCTATCAAAAAATCAAGGCCGGTATGCCGTTTGAAGAAGCGGCCCGGAAATATTCGGAAGACCGTGGCTCTGCCGGTAACGGCGGAAAGCTCCCCCGCTTTTCTTCCAGCCGGATTGTTCCCCAGTTTGTGGAACAAATTGACAGCCTGAAACCCGGACAAATCTCCAAACCTTTTCAAACCATCTATGGTTTTCATATCATCAAGCTGCTTGACCGGAAACGTCCGGGAAGTTTTAAACAGGAAGAACCCCGGCTAAAAGAACAGGTTGCCCGCGACCAACGGGCCCGCAAAAGCAAAGAAGCGGTTCTGGCCAAAATCAAAAAAGAACACCACCTGCGTGTTTATCAGGACGCCAAAGCGGCCATTTTCCAGGCCATTGACACGACCGTACTATCCGGGCATTTTAAAACGGAAAACCTGAAAGGAAACTGGAATCATGCCCTGATGGAAATCGGGGAAAAAGAACCTACGGTTTACGTCCAGGAAGATTTTGCCCGTTTTGTGGAGAAAAATCAGCACAAGGGCCACTATACCAACAAAGCCATCATGCTTGACCATCTGTTCAAACAATTTGTCGACCAAAATTGTCTGGATTACGAAAACCAGCATCTTGAAGATTTCTATCCGGATTTTAAAGCACTCATGCAAGAGTATCATGATGGAATTCTTCTTTTCAACCTGATGGATCAAATGGTATGGACCAAAGCCATGAAGGATACAACGGGATTAAAAAAGTATTACACCCAACACCGCGAAAAGTACAAACACGGCACCGAAGCGGCTGCTTATCTCTTTTCTTTCCAGAAAAATGAGCTTTCGCGGATGGATTCTATTTTCAAACAGTATCCTGACCCGGAAGATCTCATCCACAACCTAAAGAAATTAAAAATAAAACGGCAAACCCTGAAAATAGACAGCGGCACATTCCAGCACGGCGACAACCGGATTCTGGATACGATTCCCTGGAAACCAGGTTATTCCAAACCGATATTTTCAGATGTAGATAACCGCGTTTTTGTGGTTTACATCAAAGAAATCATTTCTCCGGGGCTCATGTCTTTTGATCAGGCAAAAGGACTGGTTGCCTCCGATTATCAGGATTTGCTCGAAAAAAACTGGGTTACACAACTTCGGGCCAAATATCCCGTTAAGGTGAATGAAAAAGTATTGAATAAACTGATCAAATACGAAAAAGAGAAGAAAAAATAG
- a CDS encoding MFS transporter, translating to MARKPHLSFWQIWNMSVGFFGIQFGFALQNANVSRIFQTLGADIGNLSILWVAAPVTGLIVQPIIGHYSDKTWTRLGRRRPYFLTGALLASLALLIMPNSHVLWVAAGMLWILDASINISMEPFRAFVGDMLPEEQRTRGFAMQSFFIGTGAVIASVLPWVMTNWLHISNTAPEGVIPPSLKWAFYIGAAVYFSAVLWTILSTKEYPPEKLAEFDAEEEERTHVSVTTTSVTVDHQKKGKIQTRNGLLWLLFGAALSYWFFEKQLTKDLYVLSFGLMAFGVLMMISGMMQLKGKNNAALVEIMNDMFGMPKTMMQLAFVQFFSWFALFAMWIYTTPAVTEYVFHTTDTTSAAYNNGADWVSVLFAVYNGFAAAVAWFLTPLSKVTSRKVTHSISLLFGGLGLFSIYFIHNQYGLLISMLGVGVAWASILSIPYAILTNALPHDKMGIYMGIFNYFIVIPQIVAAAILGFFLEKFFHSEAIYAMIIGGISMLLASVFILFVKDKE from the coding sequence ATGGCAAGAAAACCGCACCTCAGTTTCTGGCAGATCTGGAACATGAGCGTGGGATTTTTCGGGATACAGTTTGGTTTTGCGCTGCAAAATGCCAATGTGAGCCGGATCTTCCAAACGTTAGGAGCTGATATTGGAAACCTTTCTATTTTGTGGGTAGCTGCTCCGGTTACCGGATTGATTGTACAACCGATTATCGGGCATTACAGCGATAAAACCTGGACCCGTCTGGGAAGAAGACGGCCCTATTTTTTAACCGGAGCGCTGCTGGCTTCGCTGGCCTTGCTGATCATGCCCAACTCACATGTTTTGTGGGTTGCCGCCGGAATGCTCTGGATTCTGGATGCCTCTATCAACATCTCCATGGAACCTTTTCGTGCTTTTGTGGGCGATATGTTGCCTGAAGAACAGCGTACGCGGGGTTTTGCCATGCAGAGTTTCTTTATCGGTACCGGTGCGGTAATTGCCAGTGTATTGCCCTGGGTAATGACCAATTGGTTACACATCAGTAATACCGCTCCGGAAGGCGTGATTCCTCCATCGCTAAAGTGGGCTTTTTATATTGGTGCAGCGGTTTATTTTTCTGCTGTATTATGGACAATTCTTTCTACAAAAGAATATCCTCCGGAAAAACTGGCAGAGTTTGATGCGGAAGAAGAGGAGCGGACGCATGTTTCGGTAACGACCACATCGGTTACGGTAGATCACCAGAAAAAAGGGAAAATTCAAACCCGGAATGGATTGCTTTGGCTGCTTTTTGGAGCCGCTCTTTCGTATTGGTTTTTTGAAAAACAGCTGACCAAAGATTTGTATGTTCTCTCTTTTGGCTTGATGGCGTTTGGAGTATTGATGATGATTTCGGGAATGATGCAACTCAAAGGAAAGAATAATGCCGCTTTGGTGGAAATTATGAACGATATGTTCGGAATGCCTAAGACCATGATGCAACTGGCTTTTGTTCAGTTTTTTAGCTGGTTTGCCCTGTTTGCCATGTGGATTTATACCACCCCGGCAGTAACCGAATATGTTTTTCATACAACAGACACCACTTCGGCCGCATATAACAATGGAGCCGACTGGGTTTCCGTTTTGTTTGCGGTGTATAATGGTTTTGCCGCTGCGGTGGCTTGGTTTCTTACCCCGTTGTCCAAAGTGACCAGCCGGAAAGTGACACATTCTATTTCTTTGTTATTTGGCGGTTTAGGCCTTTTCTCTATTTATTTCATTCATAATCAATACGGATTGTTGATTTCTATGCTGGGCGTTGGTGTGGCATGGGCCAGCATTTTGTCTATTCCGTATGCCATTCTTACCAATGCTCTTCCGCATGATAAGATGGGGATTTACATGGGGATTTTCAATTATTTTATTGTGATCCCGCAAATTGTGGCAGCGGCCATTCTGGGATTCTTTTTGGAAAAATTCTTCCATAGCGAGGCCATTTATGCCATGATTATCGGTGGAATCTCCATGCTGCTGGCTTCCGTTTTTATTTTGTTTGTGAAAGACAAAGAGTAA
- a CDS encoding alpha/beta fold hydrolase, translated as MTEFREETFYITVGEVRLFCKKLEPLAQDPEQPMAIFLHEGLGSVEQWKDFPKQFLQACKMPVFLYDRLGYGKSTPRKEKRGLDYLHREEQLLTQLIQKLNVKRYILLGHSEGGSLALIHAARHPEGLLRVITLSANTQEERSIPPGIEKVREMYEKPNSKLKQALQKYHGEQCDAVFYAWCDTWTAPFFMSWNILPELKQIQVPVLAFHGGADQYTTLQQVENIRKQIPGERNIKILSSASHHPHFDFPDDVLDTICAFLY; from the coding sequence ATGACTGAATTTCGTGAAGAAACCTTTTATATAACGGTGGGAGAGGTCCGTCTTTTTTGTAAAAAGCTGGAACCTTTGGCTCAAGATCCGGAACAACCGATGGCTATTTTTCTTCATGAAGGATTGGGTTCTGTTGAGCAGTGGAAAGATTTTCCCAAACAGTTTTTGCAGGCTTGTAAAATGCCGGTTTTCTTATACGATCGGCTGGGTTACGGAAAATCTACTCCGCGGAAAGAAAAACGTGGTTTGGATTATCTTCATCGCGAAGAACAATTGCTCACACAGCTTATCCAAAAGCTGAATGTGAAAAGATATATCCTTCTTGGCCATAGCGAAGGGGGATCGTTGGCGTTGATCCATGCGGCCCGTCATCCGGAAGGATTACTTCGTGTAATTACCTTATCCGCCAATACGCAAGAAGAACGTTCTATTCCTCCCGGAATTGAAAAGGTCAGAGAAATGTACGAAAAGCCAAATTCAAAACTTAAACAGGCGCTGCAAAAGTATCATGGCGAGCAGTGTGATGCTGTTTTTTATGCCTGGTGCGATACCTGGACCGCCCCTTTTTTTATGTCGTGGAACATTTTGCCGGAGTTAAAACAGATACAGGTCCCCGTTTTGGCATTTCATGGGGGAGCCGATCAATATACTACCTTACAGCAGGTTGAAAATATCCGCAAACAGATTCCGGGCGAAAGGAATATAAAAATCCTTTCTTCTGCCAGCCATCATCCGCATTTTGATTTTCCGGACGATGTGCTGGATACGATATGCGCTTTTTTATATTAG
- a CDS encoding Nramp family divalent metal transporter, whose translation MRKRLLNILFWSVISAAFIGPGTIATAAKAGAEFGFSLLWALVFSTFACLVLQEAAARLSILSGKSLGNAIADRFKNKKGGWLIFALVIGAIILGSAAYQTGNLLGAAEGIRIFTPVPAAVLVLVIGVLAFAALLFPGLKTMARFLGFLVVLMGVAFLYTAIIIKPDFSGLMRGAVVPSFPAGAGLLLLGLVGTTVVPYNLFLGSGIADKNQTVTEMRWGISVAVILGGMISMAVLVTGSAVENGFSFLTLSRVLGSRLGSTAVWLFGFGLFAAGFSSAVTAPLASAVTARDIFGKPGEKKWQPRGKYYRMTWMFVLFTGLGFGMAGFKPVPAIIFAQALNGLILPFVSVFLWMAVNDRKLVGRKPNTPAGNLLFGLVVWVSLLLGSWNILRLIVDVASSRAGTIMAVLLVLNFAVTLLLWFFIIRKQRT comes from the coding sequence ATGCGTAAACGGTTGCTAAATATCTTGTTCTGGTCGGTGATTTCGGCGGCGTTTATTGGTCCCGGAACCATTGCCACCGCTGCTAAAGCCGGTGCGGAATTTGGTTTTTCACTTTTGTGGGCGCTTGTTTTTTCCACTTTTGCCTGTCTTGTTTTGCAGGAAGCGGCTGCCCGTTTAAGTATTCTTTCCGGTAAAAGTCTGGGCAATGCCATTGCCGACCGTTTTAAAAACAAAAAAGGCGGCTGGCTGATTTTTGCTTTGGTGATAGGGGCTATTATTTTGGGATCGGCAGCCTATCAAACCGGTAATTTGCTTGGCGCTGCCGAAGGGATTCGTATTTTTACCCCTGTTCCGGCGGCGGTATTGGTGCTTGTTATCGGCGTGCTGGCTTTTGCGGCGCTGCTGTTCCCGGGTTTAAAAACCATGGCCCGTTTTCTGGGCTTTTTAGTGGTTTTAATGGGCGTTGCTTTTTTATACACGGCCATAATCATCAAGCCTGATTTTTCCGGTTTAATGCGTGGGGCTGTAGTGCCTTCTTTTCCGGCAGGTGCCGGATTGTTGCTTTTGGGATTGGTAGGAACTACTGTGGTTCCGTATAATTTATTTCTTGGTTCGGGCATTGCCGATAAAAACCAAACGGTGACCGAAATGCGTTGGGGGATTTCGGTGGCGGTTATCCTTGGCGGGATGATCTCCATGGCTGTGCTGGTAACCGGATCTGCCGTAGAAAACGGCTTTTCGTTTTTGACTTTAAGCCGGGTGCTGGGAAGCCGGTTGGGCAGTACGGCTGTATGGCTGTTTGGTTTTGGCCTTTTTGCTGCCGGCTTTTCTTCGGCTGTGACGGCCCCTCTCGCTTCGGCTGTGACCGCACGGGATATTTTTGGAAAACCCGGAGAGAAAAAGTGGCAGCCCCGTGGAAAGTATTACCGGATGACCTGGATGTTTGTGCTGTTTACCGGACTGGGGTTTGGGATGGCCGGCTTTAAACCGGTTCCGGCCATTATTTTTGCTCAGGCGCTTAATGGCTTGATACTGCCTTTTGTTAGTGTTTTTTTGTGGATGGCTGTCAACGACCGGAAACTTGTTGGCCGTAAACCGAATACGCCGGCAGGAAATCTGTTGTTCGGTTTGGTGGTGTGGGTAAGCTTGTTGCTTGGAAGCTGGAATATTCTGCGGCTTATTGTGGATGTGGCTTCTTCCAGAGCCGGGACAATAATGGCCGTTTTGCTGGTGCTGAATTTTGCGGTTACGTTGTTGCTGTGGTTTTTCATCATTCGAAAACAGAGAACCTAA